A single Bdellovibrio bacteriovorus DNA region contains:
- a CDS encoding cytochrome ubiquinol oxidase subunit I, which translates to MTDLMAARSTMAFSLGFHIIFAAVGMTMPFFMSAAHYLFLKKKNPEYLELTKMWMKGVAILFAVGAVSGTVLSFELGLLWPGFMKYAGPIIGMPFSWEGTAFFLEAIAIGLFLYGWKKMRPWVHWGTGLMVGISGFASGVFVVAANGWMNSPAGFDWVNGEAMNIDPVAAMFNKAWLHQTLHMQFAALQAVGFAVAGIHAFLYLRGRAQELHLKAFKIAMCFGAAASIAQPFIGHFAAQRVAVLQPVKLAAMEGHFKTERRAPLHIGGIPNAETQTMDYSIPLPGMLSFLAFNDVDAEVMGLDQVPRELWPPLVITHISFQIMVAIGTAMALIAILFFIYQRKNTFPSWLLKTIIAFSPLGFVAMEAGWIVTEVGRQPWIIYGILKTRDAVTPVPGMKYHFFLFLALYLFLSFVTVWLLKRQVAVAQRKFEVQ; encoded by the coding sequence ATGACAGACCTGATGGCTGCCCGCTCAACGATGGCTTTTTCTTTAGGGTTTCACATAATCTTTGCTGCGGTCGGCATGACAATGCCTTTTTTTATGTCAGCGGCTCACTATCTTTTTTTAAAGAAGAAAAATCCTGAATATCTAGAGCTTACTAAAATGTGGATGAAAGGTGTCGCGATTTTATTTGCGGTGGGCGCGGTTTCGGGAACTGTACTGTCTTTTGAATTGGGACTCCTTTGGCCCGGGTTTATGAAATACGCCGGCCCCATTATTGGAATGCCTTTTTCGTGGGAAGGCACCGCTTTCTTTTTAGAAGCTATTGCCATTGGTCTTTTTCTTTATGGTTGGAAGAAGATGCGACCTTGGGTTCACTGGGGCACTGGTTTAATGGTGGGTATTAGCGGCTTTGCTTCTGGCGTCTTCGTCGTCGCTGCGAATGGCTGGATGAATTCGCCGGCCGGTTTTGATTGGGTGAATGGCGAAGCAATGAATATTGATCCTGTGGCCGCGATGTTTAATAAGGCGTGGCTCCATCAAACCTTGCACATGCAATTTGCCGCCTTGCAAGCGGTGGGCTTTGCGGTCGCGGGTATTCATGCCTTCTTATATCTTCGAGGCCGGGCTCAAGAACTTCATCTGAAAGCATTTAAAATCGCGATGTGTTTTGGAGCCGCCGCTTCCATTGCCCAGCCTTTTATTGGACACTTTGCTGCTCAACGAGTGGCCGTGTTGCAACCGGTGAAGTTGGCTGCGATGGAAGGTCACTTTAAAACCGAAAGACGTGCCCCTTTGCACATTGGGGGTATTCCAAATGCCGAAACCCAAACTATGGATTATAGCATTCCTCTTCCTGGAATGCTCAGCTTTCTGGCTTTCAATGATGTTGATGCCGAAGTGATGGGTTTAGATCAAGTTCCTCGAGAGTTGTGGCCTCCGCTAGTCATCACTCACATTAGCTTTCAAATCATGGTCGCCATTGGAACAGCAATGGCTCTTATCGCGATCTTATTTTTCATCTATCAACGGAAGAACACTTTTCCATCTTGGCTTTTAAAAACCATCATCGCCTTTTCACCTTTGGGATTTGTTGCGATGGAAGCTGGATGGATCGTCACTGAAGTGGGACGACAACCTTGGATCATTTACGGGATTCTGAAAACACGCGATGCCGTCACCCCAGTGCCAGGAATGAAATATCATTTCTTTTTATTCTTAGCTTTGTATCTATTCTTAAGTTTCGTTACGGTCTGGCTGCTAAAACGGCAAGTTGCCGTCGCCCAAAGAAAGTTTGAGGTTCAATGA
- a CDS encoding cytochrome d ubiquinol oxidase subunit II, translated as MIEILLFFIGASLLLYVLFGGADYGAGILELLPAGSLRDSQKKVINDAMGPVWEANHMWLILVVVILFMGFPSIFTLLMTSLHIPMVALLFGIVVRGCAFTFRHYDAVQAPQSQNVYTVLFGTSSLWTAMWLGIIAGSLNRGLIDPLSTDFHEAYIAPWWGLYPFCMGIFVVCIFAFLASVYLIGETENLDLKKMFIKRAFILNYLVVLSGAFVFAASADERTPLFADFFESKITMAIMIAATALFIALWFFIRKRQTLLTRTVAAGQITLILAGWYVLNAPNALLTAQGPVSFYEAAAPLATLWQLVMALLVGSLFIFPSLFYLMKVFKTGTTEEM; from the coding sequence ATGATTGAAATTCTTCTTTTCTTTATTGGAGCTTCGCTTTTACTTTACGTTCTGTTTGGTGGCGCCGATTATGGTGCCGGTATTTTAGAACTTCTTCCTGCAGGCAGTTTACGAGATTCACAAAAAAAGGTTATCAACGATGCGATGGGTCCCGTGTGGGAGGCCAATCACATGTGGCTGATCTTAGTTGTCGTGATACTTTTCATGGGATTTCCTTCGATCTTCACGCTTCTTATGACGTCTTTGCACATTCCAATGGTGGCTCTGCTTTTCGGCATCGTTGTTCGCGGATGTGCTTTCACCTTTCGGCATTACGATGCTGTGCAAGCGCCTCAATCACAAAACGTCTACACAGTTCTTTTTGGAACTTCGAGTCTTTGGACGGCGATGTGGTTAGGTATCATTGCCGGAAGCTTGAATCGTGGTTTGATTGATCCGTTAAGCACCGACTTTCACGAAGCGTACATCGCTCCGTGGTGGGGACTCTATCCTTTCTGCATGGGTATCTTCGTTGTCTGTATCTTCGCTTTCCTAGCCAGTGTGTATTTGATCGGTGAAACAGAAAATCTGGATCTTAAAAAGATGTTTATCAAACGCGCTTTTATTCTTAATTACTTAGTCGTCCTTTCTGGCGCTTTTGTTTTTGCGGCCTCAGCCGATGAGCGCACGCCTTTGTTTGCTGACTTCTTTGAAAGTAAAATCACTATGGCCATCATGATTGCGGCAACAGCGCTCTTCATCGCGCTTTGGTTTTTTATTAGAAAACGACAAACTCTGTTAACCCGCACGGTGGCAGCCGGACAAATCACTTTGATTTTGGCAGGATGGTATGTGCTCAATGCACCGAACGCTCTTTTGACGGCGCAAGGACCGGTCAGTTTTTACGAAGCCGCAGCTCCCTTAGCGACACTTTGGCAATTGGTGATGGCTCTTTTAGTCGGAAGTCTTTTTATTTTTCCAAGTCTGTTCTATTTGATGAAGGTATTTAAGACCGGGACGACAGAAGAGATGTAA
- the rplT gene encoding 50S ribosomal protein L20 yields MARVKSGKTNRARHKKVLKRAKGYYSAGSRAYIHAVEKNDRGMAYAYRDRKAKKRNFRTLWNQRINAAARLNGTTYSRLIGGLIKAGIQVDRKILADLAINDAAAFTALCKHALA; encoded by the coding sequence ATGGCTCGTGTAAAAAGTGGTAAAACAAATCGTGCTCGTCACAAAAAGGTTCTTAAAAGAGCAAAAGGTTACTATTCAGCTGGTTCTCGCGCGTACATCCACGCGGTAGAGAAAAATGACCGTGGTATGGCGTATGCTTACCGCGACCGTAAAGCTAAAAAACGTAACTTCCGCACATTGTGGAATCAACGTATCAATGCAGCAGCTCGTTTGAACGGAACTACATATTCTCGTTTGATCGGTGGCTTGATTAAAGCTGGCATCCAAGTTGACCGTAAGATCTTGGCTGACCTTGCAATCAACGATGCAGCAGCATTCACTGCTCTTTGCAAACACGCTTTGGCGTAG
- a CDS encoding DUF4421 family protein, whose translation MKWMFLCAVLAFNIAQAQTSTPEFNTASEYEDWSWTPQSKDTLKVKLGLAVPRYNFTILAPSGLADAKFLPNSPSKTSVGFSYRNLGFTASVQNPVDEEDKENYGSSSAVDFQLRFFGKRSYEFFLQAYDGYYIENSAELDPSYANTSKKIFRDDIKTRNFGFNFYWNLNEETFSQAMAFDQAGFQKKSDWGVSAYFHASRNSIAAKDAFIPPSATSQFGSLGDLDGMQRDTAGPGVAIGGIAVYQNFYATGFIGLGVGYQRVNLEYVVKDDETSESMGTFSTGRLGFGYNGLRHSVGFQAISDAVSTTIESGNIESSNIELLVFYSYRFENVNIPPANLVSSWFD comes from the coding sequence ATGAAGTGGATGTTCCTCTGCGCGGTTTTGGCTTTCAACATCGCCCAGGCCCAAACCTCCACTCCTGAATTCAACACGGCTTCAGAATACGAAGACTGGAGCTGGACACCGCAATCCAAGGACACATTGAAAGTAAAACTGGGTTTGGCGGTGCCTCGTTATAATTTTACTATTCTTGCCCCCTCGGGACTGGCGGATGCGAAGTTTTTACCGAACTCGCCGTCAAAAACGAGTGTTGGATTTTCTTATCGTAATTTGGGTTTTACCGCTTCAGTGCAAAATCCTGTCGACGAAGAGGATAAAGAAAATTACGGCTCTTCTTCCGCGGTCGATTTTCAACTTAGATTTTTTGGTAAGCGTAGCTATGAATTTTTTCTGCAAGCTTACGATGGATATTATATTGAAAACTCGGCCGAGCTAGATCCTTCCTATGCAAACACTTCGAAAAAGATATTTCGCGATGATATTAAAACGCGAAACTTTGGATTTAACTTTTACTGGAACCTGAACGAAGAAACTTTTTCGCAAGCCATGGCTTTTGATCAGGCGGGTTTTCAAAAGAAAAGTGATTGGGGTGTTTCCGCTTATTTTCATGCCAGTCGAAATTCAATTGCCGCAAAGGATGCGTTTATCCCGCCGTCCGCAACATCGCAATTTGGAAGCCTGGGCGATTTAGATGGCATGCAACGGGACACGGCGGGCCCGGGTGTCGCTATTGGCGGAATTGCCGTTTATCAGAATTTCTATGCGACGGGTTTTATCGGATTGGGCGTAGGCTATCAACGAGTGAACTTAGAGTACGTTGTAAAAGACGATGAAACTAGCGAATCCATGGGCACTTTCAGTACGGGACGCCTGGGTTTTGGATACAATGGTCTGCGACACTCCGTCGGATTCCAAGCCATCTCCGATGCTGTCAGCACCACCATCGAAAGCGGCAATATCGAATCAAGCAATATTGAACTTTTGGTGTTCTATTCTTATCGCTTCGAGAACGTCAATATTCCTCCCGCGAACTTAGTTTCAAGTTGGTTTGATTAG
- the rpmI gene encoding 50S ribosomal protein L35, with protein sequence MKMRTHSGAKKRLKVLSSGKVKKKSTRMRHLNSHMSSKTKRQLGKTSYVEDANMLQVRRCLVF encoded by the coding sequence ATGAAAATGCGCACTCACTCAGGCGCTAAAAAACGTTTGAAAGTTCTTTCAAGCGGTAAAGTTAAGAAAAAAAGCACTCGCATGCGTCACTTGAACTCACACATGAGCTCAAAAACGAAAAGACAACTAGGTAAGACATCATACGTAGAAGACGCGAACATGTTACAAGTTCGTCGTTGCTTGGTGTTCTAG
- the fni gene encoding type 2 isopentenyl-diphosphate Delta-isomerase, producing the protein MEESNSQFEQRKRDHIKIALDPRSQTEGQNGLDSIELIHEALPNLDFKEVDISTSFFLKDPVTKDSVSLSSPIFISSMTAGHEQGREINEALARLSDRRQILMGVGSQRRELEDSNAAEEWNRVRRQAPKALLLGNIGIAQLIKSPIDKVQRLIESTEAIALFVHVNPLQEALQPEGTRDFRHGIEALENLVKIAGVPVIVKEVGCGFSVETLKRLENAGIYAVDVAGKGGTHWGRVEGYRSQENDLLYKVAQTFANWGISTVQSVLNAKEARVSYEIWASGGVRNGLEVAKLCALGANKVGLARPFLEAALKGDEALEELMNKLETELKIALFCTGSKNLKDLQTKRVIR; encoded by the coding sequence ATGGAAGAGTCTAATAGCCAATTTGAACAAAGAAAGCGCGATCACATCAAAATCGCGCTGGATCCAAGGTCGCAGACTGAGGGACAAAATGGTTTAGACTCGATCGAATTAATTCATGAGGCTTTGCCTAATTTGGATTTTAAAGAGGTCGATATTTCGACCTCTTTCTTTTTAAAAGACCCCGTCACAAAAGATTCTGTTTCTCTTTCTTCTCCCATTTTTATTTCCTCTATGACTGCAGGCCATGAACAAGGCCGTGAAATCAACGAAGCTTTGGCTCGTTTGAGTGACCGTCGCCAGATTCTTATGGGTGTAGGCTCGCAAAGAAGAGAGTTGGAAGATTCCAATGCCGCTGAAGAGTGGAACCGAGTGCGCCGTCAGGCTCCGAAGGCTTTGCTTTTGGGAAATATTGGAATCGCTCAACTGATCAAAAGTCCGATCGACAAAGTCCAACGTCTGATCGAGTCCACCGAAGCCATCGCGCTTTTTGTGCACGTGAATCCTCTTCAAGAGGCTTTGCAGCCCGAAGGCACTCGTGACTTTCGACATGGAATAGAAGCTCTAGAAAACCTAGTAAAAATCGCTGGCGTGCCCGTCATTGTGAAGGAAGTGGGCTGCGGTTTTTCCGTAGAAACTCTAAAACGTCTCGAAAATGCCGGTATTTACGCTGTCGACGTCGCTGGCAAGGGTGGAACTCATTGGGGGCGCGTAGAAGGCTATCGCTCTCAAGAGAATGATTTACTGTATAAAGTAGCGCAAACTTTCGCAAATTGGGGTATTAGTACAGTACAGTCTGTTTTGAATGCCAAAGAAGCCCGCGTGAGTTATGAAATCTGGGCTTCGGGTGGCGTTAGAAACGGACTTGAAGTCGCAAAACTTTGCGCTTTAGGTGCTAACAAAGTAGGGCTCGCAAGACCCTTTTTAGAGGCGGCTCTGAAAGGTGATGAGGCCTTGGAAGAGCTTA
- a CDS encoding alpha/beta hydrolase has product MITSEVLKNYRAYEVQHFQIETLKIESAALKNNPLKDPATRFNPLLLPRNEGPWPVVMVLGGFTGNSPFYFNPKFNEQNAVQVIDQAFERGEAPEALYVFVDALTSWGGSQFLNSAATGNYEDYIIQEIIPALKEHFPVSHNTQDWCVMGGSSGGYGALHLGSKHPEIFGYVGAIAPDCFFEASLLPELYHAHPFWEKYKESAARALEELRNKKLLKAKNWHSVVNAFGMASCYSAKGHGVEFHWPLDLHTAEKIPAIWEQWLEKDPLHFLPKRISNLKKLSGIYLDVGSKDNFHLQYGSRQISKFFKSQGLSHEYVEFDGNHFDIGERRVEVWKWLSSLWRT; this is encoded by the coding sequence ATGATCACCTCTGAAGTTTTAAAAAATTATCGCGCTTACGAAGTTCAGCACTTTCAAATTGAAACACTTAAAATTGAAAGTGCTGCGCTTAAGAACAATCCTCTGAAAGATCCGGCGACACGCTTTAATCCCCTTCTTCTTCCTCGCAATGAAGGTCCATGGCCTGTCGTCATGGTCTTAGGCGGATTCACAGGAAATTCTCCGTTTTATTTCAATCCCAAGTTTAATGAACAAAATGCCGTACAGGTGATAGACCAAGCCTTTGAACGTGGCGAAGCGCCCGAAGCTTTGTACGTGTTTGTCGATGCTTTGACTTCTTGGGGCGGATCGCAGTTCTTAAATTCCGCAGCCACGGGAAACTATGAAGACTATATTATTCAAGAAATCATCCCTGCATTAAAAGAGCACTTCCCAGTTTCTCACAATACCCAAGACTGGTGTGTGATGGGAGGTTCCAGCGGAGGCTATGGGGCCCTTCATTTAGGATCTAAGCATCCTGAAATCTTCGGTTATGTCGGAGCGATCGCGCCGGATTGTTTTTTTGAGGCGAGCCTCTTACCCGAGCTTTATCACGCCCATCCGTTTTGGGAAAAATATAAAGAGTCGGCTGCCCGTGCTCTTGAAGAACTTAGAAATAAAAAATTATTGAAAGCGAAAAACTGGCATTCCGTGGTGAATGCGTTCGGCATGGCTTCTTGTTATTCGGCGAAAGGTCACGGCGTTGAATTTCACTGGCCGCTCGACCTTCACACGGCAGAAAAAATCCCCGCTATCTGGGAGCAGTGGCTTGAAAAAGATCCCCTTCATTTTCTTCCAAAGCGTATTTCTAATTTAAAAAAACTTTCGGGTATCTATTTGGATGTTGGAAGCAAAGACAACTTCCACCTTCAATACGGCAGTCGTCAGATTTCTAAATTCTTTAAATCTCAAGGTCTTTCTCACGAGTATGTCGAGTTTGATGGAAATCATTTTGATATTGGCGAGCGACGCGTGGAAGTTTGGAAATGGCTTTCTTCACTATGGAGAACTTAA